The bacterium genome window below encodes:
- a CDS encoding YebC/PmpR family DNA-binding transcriptional regulator — NPDTNPRLRMAIEKAKSVNMPNDNIQRAIKKGSGEEGSINYEQVTYEGYGPGGVAIFVEVLTDNKNRSASEIRSIFSRHGGNLAGAGSVSWIFERKGLITVKKENIEEDKLMDIVIEGGAEDMKTEKETYEITTSVENFENVKKSLEENNIPIENASITYIPKNTVHLEGKEAEHLLKLLDELEESEDVQNVYANFDISDEILEQVSK; from the coding sequence AAATCCTGATACAAATCCAAGATTAAGAATGGCAATAGAAAAGGCAAAAAGTGTTAATATGCCAAATGATAATATACAGAGAGCAATTAAAAAGGGTTCCGGAGAAGAAGGTTCAATTAATTATGAACAGGTTACATATGAGGGATACGGTCCAGGAGGCGTAGCAATATTTGTAGAAGTTTTAACTGACAACAAAAACAGAAGTGCTTCAGAAATAAGGTCAATATTTTCAAGACATGGTGGAAATCTTGCTGGTGCAGGTAGTGTTTCCTGGATTTTTGAAAGAAAAGGTTTAATAACTGTTAAAAAAGAAAATATAGAAGAAGATAAACTAATGGATATTGTTATTGAAGGTGGAGCAGAAGATATGAAAACAGAGAAAGAAACATATGAAATAACCACTTCAGTTGAAAATTTTGAAAATGTTAAAAAATCTCTTGAGGAGAATAACATACCGATAGAAAATGCAAGTATAACCTATATTCCAAAAAATACAGTTCATCTTGAAGGAAAAGAAGCAGAACATCTTTTAAAACTTCTTGATGAACTTGAAGAATCAGAAGATGTCCAGAATGTTTATGCAAATTTTGATATATCTGATGAGATACTTGAACAGGTTTCAAAATAA
- a CDS encoding crossover junction endodeoxyribonuclease RuvC, with translation MRVIGIDPGINKVGYGVIDENLKVIDSGVFIPSLKLKFENKIEFLLENIETLIEKFLPEFISIEEIYVAKNARIALKIGIFIGGIIGLSISKDIKFLLIPPREIKQLITGNGGATKEQVKFMVENLTGYYSFQSFEASDAVATAISAIFKLKENVIFHKR, from the coding sequence TTGAGAGTAATTGGTATTGACCCGGGAATTAATAAAGTCGGTTATGGAGTAATTGACGAAAATTTAAAAGTAATTGATAGTGGAGTTTTTATTCCTTCTTTAAAACTTAAATTTGAAAATAAAATTGAGTTTCTTTTAGAAAATATTGAAACTCTTATTGAAAAATTTTTACCTGAATTTATCTCTATTGAAGAAATATATGTTGCTAAAAACGCCAGAATTGCTTTAAAAATAGGTATTTTTATAGGAGGTATTATTGGTTTATCTATCTCAAAAGATATTAAATTTCTTCTTATTCCACCAAGAGAAATCAAGCAACTTATTACAGGAAATGGAGGAGCGACAAAGGAACAGGTAAAATTTATGGTGGAAAATTTAACAGGTTATTACAGTTTTCAAAGTTTTGAAGCATCAGATGCAGTTGCTACTGCTATATCTGCAATTTTCAAATTGAAAGAAAATGTTATATTTCATAAAAGGTAA
- the ruvA gene encoding Holliday junction branch migration protein RuvA, translated as MLYFIKGKIFLKTPTYVVIENNGIGYFVEVSLQTSEKINEGEETFLYIYQHFSEDKINLYGFIEKEERELFLLLITVPGIGPKVALRVLSGLSIEEIYQGIITEDVSIFKNVPGVGKKTAERMIVELKQKIEKIPILVDNYKEKEILINAVEALTVLGYKRKDSAVIVGEILKEKKGNITLEELIKEALRKLT; from the coding sequence ATGTTATATTTCATAAAAGGTAAAATTTTTTTAAAAACACCAACTTATGTGGTAATTGAAAATAATGGAATTGGCTATTTTGTTGAAGTATCACTTCAGACATCGGAAAAAATAAATGAAGGTGAAGAAACGTTTTTATACATATATCAGCACTTTTCAGAGGATAAGATAAATTTGTATGGATTTATAGAGAAAGAAGAAAGGGAACTTTTTTTATTACTAATTACTGTTCCAGGAATAGGTCCAAAAGTTGCATTGAGAGTTCTATCCGGACTTTCAATTGAGGAAATTTATCAGGGTATTATTACAGAGGATGTTTCTATTTTCAAAAATGTTCCGGGTGTGGGGAAGAAGACAGCAGAAAGAATGATAGTAGAATTAAAACAAAAAATTGAAAAAATTCCAATTTTGGTTGATAATTATAAAGAAAAAGAAATTCTGATTAATGCAGTGGAAGCACTTACAGTTCTTGGATACAAAAGGAAGGATTCAGCAGTGATTGTGGGAGAAATATTAAAAGAAAAGAAAGGTAATATTACACTTGAAGAATTGATAAAGGAAGCATTAAGGAAATTAACATGA
- the ruvB gene encoding Holliday junction branch migration DNA helicase RuvB — translation MNERMTSPEIRNEDLKYENTVRPRNFEEFIGQNKVKENLKVFIEAAKNRKEVLDHILFYGPPGIGKTTLAYIVAGELGVNIKASSGPVIEKIGDLAGILTNLEEGDVLFIDEIHRLPRNVEEFLYSAMEEFRIDIVIGEGPKARSVKIPLKPFTLCGATTRIGLLTSPLRNRFGILHRLDYYSNEELKEIIKRSAKILNIRIEEEGAEEIAKRSRGTPRVANRLLRRVRDYAEVKGEGIINKEIAVMSLNKMDVDEEGLDEMDKKILEVIITKFNGGPVGVKSLSIAVGEEVSTIEEVYESFLVRKGFIKKTPQGRVATELAYKHLGLNKYQEKFDSLL, via the coding sequence ATGAACGAAAGAATGACTTCTCCTGAAATAAGAAATGAGGACTTAAAATACGAAAATACGGTAAGACCGAGAAATTTTGAGGAGTTTATTGGTCAGAATAAGGTAAAGGAAAATTTAAAAGTTTTTATTGAGGCAGCAAAAAACAGAAAAGAAGTTCTTGACCATATTCTGTTTTACGGTCCTCCTGGAATTGGTAAAACAACACTTGCATATATTGTTGCAGGGGAACTTGGAGTAAATATAAAAGCATCTTCTGGACCTGTAATAGAAAAAATTGGAGACCTTGCGGGAATTCTTACAAATCTGGAAGAAGGGGATGTTTTATTTATTGATGAAATTCATAGATTACCGAGAAATGTTGAGGAATTTCTTTACAGTGCAATGGAGGAATTCAGGATAGACATAGTTATTGGAGAAGGACCAAAGGCAAGAAGTGTTAAAATACCCTTAAAACCATTTACATTATGTGGAGCAACGACAAGAATAGGACTTTTAACCTCTCCTTTAAGAAACAGATTTGGAATACTTCATCGCCTTGATTATTATTCAAATGAAGAACTTAAAGAAATTATAAAAAGGTCAGCAAAAATATTAAATATAAGAATAGAAGAAGAAGGAGCGGAAGAAATAGCAAAAAGGTCAAGGGGAACACCGAGAGTTGCAAATAGATTATTGAGAAGAGTTAGAGATTATGCTGAGGTGAAGGGAGAGGGTATAATAAATAAAGAAATTGCTGTTATGTCTTTGAATAAAATGGATGTTGACGAAGAAGGTCTTGATGAAATGGATAAGAAAATTCTTGAAGTCATAATTACAAAATTCAACGGTGGTCCTGTTGGAGTTAAAAGTTTATCAATAGCAGTTGGAGAAGAAGTAAGTACAATAGAAGAAGTTTATGAAAGTTTTCTTGTAAGGAAGGGTTTTATCAAAAAGACACCACAGGGGAGAGTTGCAACAGAACTTGCTTATAAACATCTTGGATTAAAT